The following are encoded in a window of Polynucleobacter sp. AP-Kolm-20A-A1 genomic DNA:
- a CDS encoding ClpXP protease specificity-enhancing factor has translation MSDVPSNKPYLIRALHQWCTDFGFTPFIAVFVDARVEVPMEFVKNDEIVLNLSLEACHQLQLENDWISFQARFGGIPRKIMVPVSHVLAIYARENGQGMSFPFDPAQARDLHVADSSDQPPEKPKSKKPSLTIVK, from the coding sequence ATGTCTGACGTTCCAAGCAATAAACCCTACCTAATCCGTGCCCTACATCAGTGGTGCACGGATTTTGGTTTTACGCCCTTCATAGCGGTTTTTGTTGATGCCAGGGTTGAGGTGCCCATGGAGTTCGTTAAGAACGATGAGATCGTTTTAAACCTCTCCCTTGAGGCGTGCCATCAATTGCAGCTTGAAAATGATTGGATCAGCTTTCAGGCCCGATTTGGGGGAATTCCAAGGAAGATTATGGTTCCGGTTAGTCATGTCCTAGCAATTTATGCCCGGGAAAATGGCCAGGGAATGTCTTTTCCGTTTGACCCGGCGCAAGCTAGGGATTTGCATGTGGCAGACTCTTCAGATCAACCCCCAGAAAAGCCAAAATCCAAGAAACCATCCTTGACGATTGTGAAATAG
- a CDS encoding glycosyltransferase family 47 protein — MNTVQILSTPDTLNSALETWFIQNNLFGGAPYSLGVDQAKLDNSPVVYLELHQINVELIRFIKSLGNKVVLYHMGGERLDKDISAYAECDLVIRNYYFSSIIEGYGPGSKVMWAPNGFRTGVGPRHKDSLKKASQRQCLAAFLGWINNSASYNNERASFSGPATACGENLYVMPSNGFAGGYNVGLYSAIMEDSIFAPCPSGNNPETIRLYDALELGCIPISLPHEFLSSPDALGLVGPAPFPIIESWALLPEFLNQMKSKAASNPEGILELQARCINWWAAFKDAIQNKILERILSP; from the coding sequence ATGAATACAGTACAAATTCTTAGTACGCCCGACACTTTAAATTCTGCTTTAGAGACATGGTTTATTCAAAACAATCTTTTTGGGGGTGCGCCATATAGCCTTGGCGTAGATCAGGCAAAATTGGACAATTCACCTGTGGTGTATCTGGAGCTCCATCAAATTAATGTCGAACTGATTCGGTTCATCAAATCCTTAGGTAATAAAGTGGTCCTCTACCATATGGGTGGGGAAAGGCTTGATAAAGATATCTCGGCGTATGCCGAATGTGATCTAGTGATCCGAAACTATTATTTCTCTAGCATTATTGAAGGATATGGCCCTGGTAGCAAAGTTATGTGGGCCCCGAATGGCTTTAGAACTGGTGTTGGCCCTCGACATAAAGATTCTTTGAAAAAAGCATCGCAACGCCAGTGCTTGGCTGCATTTTTGGGTTGGATTAATAACTCAGCTTCTTACAATAATGAGCGCGCCAGCTTTTCTGGGCCTGCAACCGCTTGCGGCGAGAATTTGTACGTAATGCCTTCCAATGGATTCGCGGGTGGATATAACGTAGGCTTATATTCTGCAATCATGGAGGATAGTATTTTTGCCCCCTGTCCTTCGGGTAACAATCCAGAAACAATACGTTTGTATGACGCCTTAGAGTTGGGTTGCATCCCCATTTCCCTGCCCCATGAGTTTTTATCATCCCCGGACGCCTTGGGATTGGTTGGTCCCGCTCCCTTCCCAATTATTGAGTCGTGGGCTCTATTGCCGGAATTTTTGAATCAAATGAAAAGTAAAGCAGCCTCTAATCCAGAAGGGATTCTAGAGTTGCAGGCGCGCTGCATCAATTGGTGGGCAGCTTTTAAGGATGCCATTCAAAATAAAATTCTCGAAAGAATTCTTTCGCCCTGA
- a CDS encoding 2OG-Fe(II) oxygenase — translation MSLNVIENIVPIEQQNAIEERFLGPNFPLFLNPRSVNLDNKTAFSDPNTKDGYRLNHMFVHEGQLVSNEWGLIEPIALALVTKLGLEPKIASCKLNLTFPNPEFGENDHFPAHYDTTDKAVVAIYYVNDSDGDTLFFKEKNDSGVYEVEDTFTPKKGSLVYFNETVLHANHPPRTSKARCIINFNFLLDF, via the coding sequence ATGTCATTGAACGTCATTGAAAACATCGTGCCCATAGAGCAACAAAATGCTATTGAAGAAAGATTCTTAGGACCGAACTTCCCGCTCTTTTTAAACCCAAGATCAGTTAACCTAGATAACAAAACAGCATTTTCTGATCCCAACACCAAAGATGGTTATCGGCTTAATCACATGTTTGTTCATGAAGGTCAGCTAGTCTCAAATGAGTGGGGTCTAATTGAGCCTATTGCGTTAGCGCTAGTGACCAAGCTCGGCCTAGAACCAAAAATTGCCAGCTGCAAGTTAAACCTAACATTCCCCAATCCGGAGTTTGGAGAAAACGATCACTTTCCGGCACATTACGACACGACTGATAAGGCTGTAGTTGCGATTTACTACGTGAATGATTCGGATGGTGACACCCTTTTCTTTAAAGAAAAGAATGATTCTGGGGTATATGAAGTAGAGGATACTTTCACACCAAAGAAAGGTTCGCTGGTTTACTTCAATGAAACGGTTTTACATGCAAACCATCCACCCAGAACTTCTAAAGCAAGATGCATTATTAACTTCAACTTCTTACTTGATTTCTAG
- a CDS encoding MFS transporter — translation MNKINNLESKEDLHSYRKVALAACFGTFLEWYDFLTFATLAVVFGPLFFPSSDPNAGLLASLATFGVGMVVRPIGSALFGSMGDRIGRKPVFMITIAIMGLATVSVGFLPAYAQIGIWAPILLVSLRLLQGLSAGGEIGGSAVYLTEHAGNEHRGFKTSFLQLMGPLGILFSTLQIALLRNYLSPEEFQSWGWRVPFWLSVLLLAFGFWIRKSLEETPVFLEITKKNGKAESQLANNFKDPEIRKRMFLLFFCISSSGAILFFCVQVYVAIFLKTTIQLPPELVDQLSIGATLMLFPLTIFSGWLSDKIGRKPVIVGGVMLGAIFIIPAFKLLENYGIAYIQTNSASSLLGLSIVLVTLALALALVVGPQTALLAELFPAKNRNSAATLPHNLAAGWVGGLLPLAVTWINQVSGNNLTGLWYPVVFLLSAAIIAAMYLPETKLNLLNK, via the coding sequence TTGAATAAAATCAATAACTTAGAATCAAAAGAGGATTTGCATTCCTATCGAAAGGTAGCGCTTGCGGCCTGTTTTGGGACCTTTTTAGAGTGGTATGACTTCCTGACCTTCGCCACCCTAGCAGTTGTATTTGGACCTTTATTTTTCCCTTCTAGCGACCCCAATGCCGGGCTTTTAGCGAGCTTGGCGACCTTTGGCGTTGGAATGGTAGTACGCCCTATCGGCTCAGCCCTTTTCGGCTCTATGGGTGATCGTATAGGCCGCAAACCTGTATTCATGATCACCATCGCCATAATGGGTTTGGCGACAGTTAGCGTGGGCTTTCTACCCGCTTATGCCCAAATTGGTATCTGGGCCCCCATTCTGTTGGTTAGCCTTCGACTCTTGCAAGGCCTATCCGCCGGTGGAGAAATTGGAGGAAGCGCTGTTTACCTAACTGAACATGCAGGAAATGAGCATCGCGGTTTTAAGACTAGCTTCCTGCAATTAATGGGCCCCTTAGGAATACTCTTCTCTACCTTACAAATTGCACTTCTTAGAAACTACCTTTCCCCTGAGGAATTTCAGTCATGGGGTTGGCGTGTGCCATTTTGGCTCTCAGTACTGCTGCTAGCATTTGGGTTTTGGATAAGAAAGTCCCTTGAAGAGACGCCAGTATTTTTAGAAATTACGAAGAAAAATGGCAAAGCAGAATCGCAGCTAGCAAATAACTTTAAAGATCCGGAGATACGCAAAAGAATGTTTTTATTATTCTTCTGTATTTCATCTAGCGGAGCTATTTTGTTTTTCTGCGTTCAAGTTTATGTGGCCATTTTCTTAAAGACTACGATTCAGCTTCCGCCTGAGTTGGTTGATCAACTGAGTATTGGCGCCACACTAATGCTCTTTCCATTAACTATTTTTTCAGGCTGGCTTTCGGACAAGATTGGACGTAAGCCTGTAATTGTAGGAGGGGTTATGCTTGGCGCCATTTTTATTATTCCGGCATTTAAGCTTTTAGAGAATTATGGAATAGCGTACATACAAACAAATAGCGCATCTTCTCTTTTGGGCTTAAGCATTGTCCTCGTGACACTAGCTTTGGCGCTAGCCTTAGTAGTAGGACCCCAGACTGCGCTACTGGCAGAACTCTTTCCTGCAAAAAATAGAAATAGCGCGGCCACATTACCCCATAATCTGGCCGCAGGCTGGGTAGGCGGATTACTCCCTTTGGCAGTTACCTGGATCAATCAAGTTTCAGGAAATAATCTCACCGGCCTTTGGTACCCTGTCGTTTTCTTATTGAGCGCCGCAATAATTGCCGCAATGTATTTACCAGAGACTAAGCTCAATTTGCTTAATAAGTAG
- a CDS encoding phasin family protein, with protein sequence MNQEQITAKLSQINSKGLEASFSLSEAALENAQKLAELNYAASKDALVNAQDGFQQVLTAKDPKQVTELLNAETLQAAGNQAAAYQKKVSKVLRDSNKEFANVVDASIDQLQDGFQDWINTVASNAPAGSETFISSFKTVYGSALQGFEQFRAASKEAFATAEKTADQALETVQGQIAQVKKAATPASRSRKAA encoded by the coding sequence ATGAACCAAGAACAAATCACCGCTAAATTGTCCCAAATTAACAGCAAGGGCCTCGAGGCTTCATTTTCTTTGAGCGAAGCTGCTTTGGAAAATGCTCAAAAATTGGCTGAATTGAACTATGCAGCATCCAAAGACGCTTTGGTAAATGCGCAAGACGGTTTTCAACAAGTTTTGACAGCAAAAGACCCAAAGCAAGTTACTGAACTTTTAAATGCTGAGACATTGCAAGCTGCGGGTAATCAAGCTGCTGCCTACCAAAAGAAAGTAAGCAAAGTGTTGCGTGATAGCAATAAAGAATTTGCAAACGTAGTTGATGCAAGCATCGACCAGTTGCAAGATGGTTTCCAGGACTGGATTAATACTGTTGCTTCAAATGCACCTGCTGGTTCCGAGACTTTCATCTCTTCTTTCAAGACTGTATACGGAAGTGCGTTGCAAGGTTTTGAACAGTTCCGCGCTGCTAGCAAAGAAGCTTTTGCAACTGCTGAGAAAACTGCTGATCAGGCACTCGAAACAGTACAAGGTCAAATTGCTCAAGTTAAGAAAGCTGCTACACCTGCATCACGTAGCCGCAAAGCTGCTTAA
- the rmuC gene encoding DNA recombination protein RmuC — MTFDLSSLLLFGLPLGLCAGLLVYALNLRSALTRVEQQVQADASLTASMRAERDKALQNAIRLEAELDSERKQGLGRIESLNEAKEALTNQFKNLANEILEDKSKRFTEQNAASLDALLKPLQTKLTEFKEQVSNSYGNEARERHALKSEIERLANLNLRMSDETRSLTQALKGDSKVQGNWGELVLESILESSGLRKGEEYLVQDSHTQTDGSRLQPDVVIKLPEGRSLVVDSKVSITAYARHAEATDPAKAEQELAAHIQSLRQHIQGLSGKNYSALYGVGSVDFVLMFVPIEPAFLLALKTAPNLYQEALAKNIVLVCPSTLMATLRTVAHLWRQDHQNRNALEIAKQCGNLYDKFVGFVDDLEKLGQRLDQAQTSYHDAFNKLKTGKGNLIRSAEKVRELGVKPSKNIAAPLLESSSDFE; from the coding sequence GTGACCTTCGATCTTAGCTCTCTTCTACTGTTTGGCCTGCCCTTAGGTTTGTGTGCAGGCCTTTTGGTTTATGCGCTCAATTTACGTTCAGCACTGACTCGCGTAGAACAACAAGTACAAGCGGATGCCTCTCTGACGGCAAGCATGCGCGCCGAACGTGACAAGGCACTTCAAAATGCGATTCGCCTTGAAGCAGAGCTCGACTCAGAACGAAAACAAGGTCTAGGTCGGATCGAGTCACTCAATGAAGCAAAAGAAGCCCTGACCAACCAATTTAAAAATTTGGCCAATGAGATTTTGGAAGACAAATCCAAGCGCTTTACCGAACAGAATGCAGCCAGCTTAGATGCTTTATTAAAACCACTACAAACCAAGCTCACTGAATTTAAAGAACAAGTAAGCAACTCCTATGGCAATGAAGCACGTGAGCGCCATGCACTCAAAAGTGAAATTGAGCGACTCGCCAATCTCAATCTGCGTATGTCAGACGAAACCCGTTCCTTAACCCAAGCCTTAAAAGGCGACTCTAAAGTTCAGGGCAATTGGGGGGAGCTAGTTCTGGAATCCATCTTGGAATCTTCGGGTCTACGCAAAGGCGAAGAATATCTTGTGCAAGATAGCCATACGCAAACAGATGGCTCGCGCTTACAACCTGACGTTGTTATCAAGCTGCCTGAAGGTAGAAGTCTGGTTGTCGATAGCAAGGTATCTATTACGGCCTATGCAAGGCACGCTGAAGCCACAGATCCAGCTAAAGCAGAACAAGAGTTGGCAGCCCATATCCAGTCGCTGCGCCAACATATTCAAGGCTTATCTGGCAAGAACTATAGCGCCCTGTATGGCGTTGGCTCAGTAGACTTTGTTTTAATGTTTGTACCAATTGAGCCAGCATTCTTATTGGCACTAAAGACTGCGCCCAATCTTTACCAAGAAGCTTTAGCAAAAAATATTGTGCTGGTTTGCCCCAGCACCTTGATGGCTACTTTGCGCACTGTTGCCCATTTGTGGAGACAGGATCATCAAAATCGCAATGCCCTTGAGATTGCGAAACAATGCGGCAATCTTTACGACAAATTTGTTGGATTTGTAGATGATCTTGAGAAGCTTGGCCAACGACTAGACCAGGCGCAGACAAGTTATCACGACGCATTCAATAAATTAAAGACTGGCAAAGGCAATCTCATACGCTCCGCCGAAAAAGTTCGCGAACTAGGCGTTAAGCCCAGTAAGAATATAGCGGCGCCGCTACTCGAATCATCTTCAGACTTTGAGTAG
- the grxD gene encoding Grx4 family monothiol glutaredoxin: MDTQAQIKEIVTSHPVVLFMKGTAQFPQCGFSGNAVNILRASGVENLHTVNVLEDAGIRQGIKEYANWPTIPQLYINGEFIGGSDIMTEMYQSGELQKLVQA; the protein is encoded by the coding sequence ATGGACACACAAGCTCAAATTAAAGAAATCGTTACCAGCCATCCAGTGGTGTTGTTTATGAAGGGCACAGCACAGTTTCCACAATGCGGCTTCTCCGGCAATGCCGTAAATATTTTGCGCGCTAGTGGAGTCGAAAATCTACACACCGTGAATGTTTTGGAAGATGCCGGAATCCGCCAAGGAATTAAAGAATATGCCAATTGGCCAACTATTCCACAGCTTTACATTAATGGTGAATTTATTGGTGGCTCAGACATCATGACTGAGATGTATCAATCCGGTGAACTACAAAAATTGGTTCAGGCCTAA
- the prmC gene encoding peptide chain release factor N(5)-glutamine methyltransferase: MSAEFSLRSLLSASLLPPSDARILMAHVLEQHYQLPRSALLSRDEMALNPEALTQWKNLESRRMNGEPIAYLVGKRGFHNIELYVAPGVLIPRPETELLVEIGLREIQALGGPAKILDLGTGSGAIALAVAHEAPHIAVTATDQSPGALEIAKKNAELLNVASRVQFAQGNWYSALQPDERFDVILSNPPYIASQDKHLTQGDLRFEPISALTDHASGLTCLEVIIAGAATHLNSNGLIAVEHGFDQSEAVVAIMKAAGLADIQTHQDLAGHTRVASGRKIGL, from the coding sequence ATGAGTGCCGAATTTAGCCTGCGCTCGCTATTGAGCGCCTCCCTGCTTCCACCTAGCGATGCACGAATCCTGATGGCTCATGTCCTCGAGCAGCACTACCAGCTCCCTCGCTCAGCATTACTTTCTCGCGATGAGATGGCATTGAACCCCGAAGCCCTCACGCAATGGAAAAACTTAGAGTCCAGGCGAATGAATGGCGAACCAATCGCATACCTCGTGGGGAAAAGAGGGTTTCATAACATTGAGCTTTATGTTGCGCCTGGTGTTTTGATACCGCGCCCAGAAACAGAATTACTAGTTGAAATCGGATTGCGTGAAATTCAAGCCTTAGGAGGGCCAGCGAAGATTCTTGATCTTGGCACTGGTTCTGGTGCTATTGCTTTAGCAGTTGCACATGAAGCTCCTCATATAGCAGTCACTGCAACAGATCAATCTCCAGGGGCTTTAGAGATTGCCAAAAAAAATGCTGAGCTTCTAAACGTCGCTTCACGCGTCCAATTTGCTCAAGGCAACTGGTACTCAGCTTTGCAACCTGATGAGCGCTTTGACGTCATCTTGAGTAATCCGCCCTATATCGCCTCTCAGGATAAGCACCTCACTCAGGGCGACTTACGCTTTGAACCAATATCAGCACTTACCGATCATGCCAGTGGTCTGACTTGCCTTGAAGTCATTATTGCCGGAGCAGCCACGCATCTAAATTCCAATGGCTTAATTGCCGTCGAGCACGGCTTTGATCAATCCGAAGCTGTTGTTGCCATTATGAAAGCTGCCGGACTTGCGGATATTCAAACCCACCAGGATTTGGCTGGGCACACTCGAGTGGCTTCAGGCAGAAAAATAGGCTTATAA
- the prfA gene encoding peptide chain release factor 1: MKPSMRAKLDHLDTRLAELNSLLTSEEATKDMDAYRKLTREHSDIATVVEQFGLYKQAEADAQAAEEMRKDPEMKDFADEEQKQALATMEELEGILQKLLLPKDENDERNVFLEIRAGTGGDESALFAGDLLRMYTRFAERQGWKVEVVSAAESDLGGYKEVVLRLVGQSVYSRLKFESGGHRVQRVPQTETQGRIHTSACTVAVMPEADELEAVKINPAELRIDTFRASGAGGQHINKTDSAVRITHLPTGTVVECQDDRSQHRNREQAMKVLVSRIMDAREREKHQLEAQTRKSLIGSGDRSDRIRTYNFPQGRITDHRINLTLYKIDAMMDGDIDDLCNALASEHQAELLAALGDN, encoded by the coding sequence ATGAAGCCCAGCATGCGGGCTAAGCTAGACCACCTAGACACGCGCTTAGCCGAACTCAATTCCCTTTTAACTTCCGAAGAAGCAACCAAAGATATGGATGCCTATCGGAAGCTCACGCGCGAACATTCTGATATCGCGACCGTAGTTGAACAGTTCGGCCTTTATAAGCAAGCGGAAGCGGATGCTCAAGCTGCAGAAGAGATGCGCAAAGACCCCGAAATGAAGGACTTTGCAGACGAAGAACAAAAACAAGCTCTTGCCACCATGGAAGAGCTTGAAGGGATCCTGCAAAAGCTATTACTCCCAAAAGATGAGAACGACGAACGCAACGTCTTTCTAGAAATACGGGCAGGCACAGGCGGTGATGAAAGCGCCCTTTTCGCTGGCGATCTCCTACGTATGTACACCCGCTTTGCTGAACGACAGGGCTGGAAGGTCGAAGTAGTCAGCGCCGCTGAATCAGATTTAGGTGGATATAAAGAGGTTGTCTTACGCCTAGTAGGCCAATCTGTTTACTCGCGACTCAAATTTGAATCTGGCGGCCATCGCGTCCAACGTGTTCCACAGACCGAAACACAAGGGCGTATTCACACATCAGCATGCACAGTTGCCGTCATGCCAGAAGCGGATGAATTAGAAGCCGTCAAGATTAATCCTGCTGAATTGCGAATTGATACCTTCCGAGCCTCAGGTGCCGGTGGACAGCACATTAACAAAACTGACTCTGCAGTACGTATTACGCACTTGCCAACTGGCACAGTAGTCGAATGCCAAGACGATCGCAGCCAACACCGCAACCGCGAACAAGCTATGAAGGTTTTGGTATCGCGCATCATGGATGCCCGCGAACGCGAGAAACACCAGCTTGAGGCACAAACTAGGAAATCTTTAATTGGCTCCGGCGATCGTAGTGATCGCATTCGCACGTATAACTTCCCTCAAGGGCGCATTACTGACCATCGCATTAATCTGACGCTCTATAAGATTGATGCCATGATGGATGGCGATATCGATGATCTTTGTAACGCACTTGCATCCGAACATCAAGCTGAATTGCTTGCCGCACTAGGCGATAACTAA
- the hemA gene encoding glutamyl-tRNA reductase, with product MKLLTLGINHHTAPVAIREKVAFDPEFLQEALHDLRQHLVGANQAGLPEATILSTCNRTEVYCAANDDSAAGLLHEATFDWLAKTQQLAPSSLQPHIYSLPQSDAVRHAFRVACGLDSMVIGETQILGQMKDAVRTANDAGVLGTYLNHLFQKTFSVAKEVRGSTEIGAHSISMAAASVRLSERIFEKISEQRVLFIGAGDMITLCATHFVSRKPKSVAIANRTIERGQELADSISEQDVQAESFKLSELPGRLHEFDIIVSSTASSLPIIGLGMVESALKQRRHKPMVMIDLAVPRDFEPEISRLEDIYLYTVDDLGVMIQTGANLRQAAVSQAEAIIEDRVGNFMHWMQGRKTVPLIQDIQQQGQRLRQLELERAMKRLMRGDDPQEVLNAMAQGLTNKFLHGSLHALQHSNGAERDALIKLLPKLFASHSKPEDH from the coding sequence ATGAAGTTGTTGACACTCGGCATCAATCATCACACAGCGCCGGTCGCCATTCGGGAAAAGGTCGCCTTTGACCCTGAATTTCTTCAAGAAGCGTTGCACGACCTACGCCAACATTTAGTTGGCGCGAATCAGGCCGGGCTGCCAGAAGCAACTATTTTGTCTACTTGCAACCGCACTGAAGTCTATTGCGCAGCCAATGACGATAGTGCCGCAGGACTTTTGCACGAAGCCACCTTCGACTGGCTGGCTAAAACCCAACAACTTGCGCCCAGCAGCCTTCAGCCTCATATTTATTCGCTACCCCAATCGGACGCTGTACGACATGCGTTTAGAGTTGCTTGCGGATTAGATTCAATGGTGATTGGTGAAACCCAAATCCTGGGGCAAATGAAAGATGCTGTTCGTACTGCAAATGATGCTGGCGTACTAGGCACCTACTTAAATCATCTTTTTCAAAAAACATTTTCCGTAGCTAAGGAGGTTCGCGGCTCTACAGAGATCGGCGCACACTCTATTTCAATGGCAGCCGCATCGGTACGCCTATCAGAGCGCATCTTTGAAAAAATTTCTGAGCAACGCGTTTTATTTATCGGCGCTGGCGACATGATCACTTTATGCGCAACGCACTTTGTGTCGCGCAAGCCCAAGAGTGTTGCAATTGCTAACCGCACTATCGAGCGTGGCCAAGAATTGGCTGACTCCATTTCCGAACAAGATGTACAGGCAGAATCCTTCAAGCTCTCAGAGCTGCCAGGGCGTCTTCATGAATTCGACATCATCGTGTCAAGTACGGCTTCTTCCCTACCAATTATTGGTCTTGGTATGGTTGAAAGCGCACTCAAGCAACGTCGCCACAAACCGATGGTGATGATTGACTTAGCGGTGCCACGTGACTTTGAACCTGAGATCTCAAGGCTCGAAGATATCTATCTTTATACCGTCGATGATTTAGGCGTCATGATTCAGACTGGTGCCAACTTACGTCAAGCAGCAGTAAGTCAAGCTGAAGCGATCATTGAAGATCGGGTTGGAAATTTTATGCATTGGATGCAGGGCCGCAAAACAGTGCCTCTGATTCAAGATATTCAGCAGCAAGGCCAACGTTTACGTCAACTTGAATTAGAGCGTGCTATGAAACGCTTAATGCGTGGCGACGACCCTCAAGAAGTCCTTAATGCAATGGCTCAAGGTCTTACCAATAAATTCTTGCATGGCTCTTTGCATGCACTACAACACTCCAATGGCGCAGAGCGCGACGCTCTTATTAAGCTGCTACCAAAACTATTTGCCTCACACTCCAAGCCAGAAGACCATTAG
- a CDS encoding GlsB/YeaQ/YmgE family stress response membrane protein yields the protein MAIIDLMAALLGVRMGFLAFLVIGAISGASAWMFYPGRSSGSGLGKFLLAMLVGFIFAAAGAYFGQYMGFFESGQMLEWLSAIFASCLASCVYSALAK from the coding sequence ATGGCGATTATAGATTTGATGGCAGCATTATTGGGGGTAAGAATGGGGTTTTTAGCTTTTCTGGTGATTGGGGCTATATCCGGGGCATCGGCTTGGATGTTTTATCCTGGCCGCTCCAGTGGCTCTGGGCTTGGAAAGTTCTTGCTAGCTATGCTGGTGGGCTTTATTTTTGCCGCTGCAGGCGCATATTTTGGGCAGTACATGGGCTTTTTCGAGTCTGGACAAATGTTGGAGTGGCTGAGCGCCATATTTGCCTCCTGCCTGGCAAGTTGTGTTTATAGCGCTTTAGCTAAATAA
- a CDS encoding uracil-DNA glycosylase: MQSFSKEDIPRDWQALLGNYFESSDWKRLQDNLRLVLDSQEVRPEPENFFKALKLTPVESVRAVILGQDPYHSPGLAQGLAFSIPATIPTNSREFPSSLRNISKALALEGFGYLPNGDLHHWANQGVLLLNTALSVKLGEAGSHASLGWRSLIDKLIAALAQKNLHLVWMLWGGHAQSKLPLIQSEANQLILQSSHPSGLGVYKTDKPFLEPGGKMSCGHFSKTNQWLIAHARTPIQWVGQTQTDLFS, from the coding sequence ATGCAATCTTTTTCCAAAGAAGATATTCCCCGTGATTGGCAAGCCTTGTTGGGCAACTACTTCGAATCTTCCGATTGGAAAAGACTCCAAGACAATTTACGTCTTGTCTTAGACTCTCAAGAAGTTCGACCTGAGCCAGAGAATTTCTTCAAAGCACTGAAGCTTACTCCCGTTGAATCAGTTCGTGCCGTCATTCTCGGACAAGATCCCTATCACTCACCTGGCCTAGCTCAGGGATTGGCTTTTTCAATTCCAGCAACTATTCCTACAAACTCACGAGAATTTCCCAGCTCACTTCGCAATATCAGTAAAGCACTTGCTCTTGAGGGTTTTGGTTATTTGCCAAATGGTGACTTACATCACTGGGCCAATCAAGGTGTGCTACTTCTTAACACCGCCCTTAGTGTCAAACTAGGCGAGGCTGGTAGTCATGCAAGTTTGGGATGGAGAAGTTTGATAGACAAACTAATAGCTGCTCTTGCACAAAAAAATTTACATTTGGTTTGGATGTTGTGGGGAGGACATGCCCAATCAAAATTGCCTCTCATTCAATCTGAAGCTAATCAGCTGATCTTGCAATCATCCCACCCATCGGGGCTTGGAGTCTATAAGACGGATAAGCCTTTTTTAGAGCCCGGCGGAAAAATGAGTTGTGGACACTTCTCCAAAACGAATCAATGGTTAATAGCTCATGCCCGCACACCCATTCAGTGGGTCGGCCAGACGCAAACAGACTTATTTAGCTAA